The Streptomyces sp. NBC_00454 DNA segment CTCTACCACGAGGGGGATGGGGATCTGGTTCGCCGCATAGTAGAGCGCGATCAGGAAGTGTGCGACGAGAGTGAGCGGAGCGGAGAAGAAGGACAGGACGACGGTCAAGGGGTAAGCGATCGCGCCAAGTCCAAATCTCAACCGGGTCGCGCGCGCGCCTTCTTTGTCCACCGTTTCATGGAAAAGATGCCCGACCTGAGTGACGTACCACCAGAAAGCAAGGAAGGCGAGGGCGTAGACCACGGTCCAGCCGCTGTAGAGAACGGCCGCCACCTTGGCCGAATCCCCGTCCATGAGGTGTTCGGCGAGGATGTTGGTGGTATATGGAATCACCGATACCACCATCAGCACCAGGAGATTCAGGAACAACAGGGGACGGTCGACGCGCTTGAGGTGACTGAAGATGGTGTGGTGGTTGACCCACATGACGCCGATGATCAGGAAACTCACGACGTACGCCGCGTAGTGCGGCCACTGTTCCAGCAGTCCGTGCCAGAGCTCGCTGCCCTGACCCTCCGGAACCTTCAATTCCAGCACCAGGATCGTGACCACGATGGCGAATACGCCGTCACTGAATGCCTCGACCCGGTTTGTTTCCTGTTCCATGACCTCCCCTTCGGCCGCACCGCGCACACGATCCCACGCGCACGGGGAGGACTCTGCCCCGCCCTCCCCGCACACGCTACCCAGATATCGGGCGTCAGCCGCCGAACCCAGCCGTCTGCCGCCAGATCCGGCCATCGCGGACCACGAGTGTCCCGAACGCATGCTCCGGTTGGCCGTTCAAATTCATGATCGCCCGGTAGAAGATCGTGTCGTCGGTCTCGACGTATTCCTGCAGCTCCACGAGGGTGGGCTTCACCGTCAGGTAGCCGGTGAAGGTCTCGCGCACCGCTTCGATGCCGACCGAGACGCCCTCGAAGCGCAACAGCACGGCGTCCTCGGTGTAGTTCTTCATCACCGCCTCGATGTCCAGCGCGGCCAGCGCCTCCATCTGGCGGACGAACACCGGGTGCAGCGTGGCGATGTCGTACTTGGTCATGTCGACTCCATTCGTTCAACTGGGGCGGGAACTGCCACTGCCTGGAGTGGCACTGCCTGAACTGCCGCTGCCGGACCGCTCGGTGGGCGGTGCGCAGCCCGGGTCGGTGCCGGAGAGCGGCAGCCGGACGGTCATCCGGGTCTCCCCCGGACGTGAGTGGGCCGTGATCGAACCGTGGTGGCGCTGGGTCACGATGCGGTAGCTGAGGTGCAGCCCCAGACCCGTGCCCTTGCCCACGTCCTTGGTGGTGTAGAAGGGCTCGAAGATCCTCGGCAGGGATTCCTCCGGGAT contains these protein-coding regions:
- a CDS encoding TMEM175 family protein, producing the protein MEQETNRVEAFSDGVFAIVVTILVLELKVPEGQGSELWHGLLEQWPHYAAYVVSFLIIGVMWVNHHTIFSHLKRVDRPLLFLNLLVLMVVSVIPYTTNILAEHLMDGDSAKVAAVLYSGWTVVYALAFLAFWWYVTQVGHLFHETVDKEGARATRLRFGLGAIAYPLTVVLSFFSAPLTLVAHFLIALYYAANQIPIPLVVEEERLESASDLRK
- a CDS encoding nuclear transport factor 2 family protein, giving the protein MTKYDIATLHPVFVRQMEALAALDIEAVMKNYTEDAVLLRFEGVSVGIEAVRETFTGYLTVKPTLVELQEYVETDDTIFYRAIMNLNGQPEHAFGTLVVRDGRIWRQTAGFGG